Sequence from the Argentina anserina chromosome 7, drPotAnse1.1, whole genome shotgun sequence genome:
ACTTCACTTTCACATATGCGTGAAAACACAGTACTCGACGGGCATGATCAACTGCAAGTTCCATTCGCTTCTGGTAAGCCCTAGTTACTACGCTCATCAATCATCTTCGTTCATGAACCTAGCTGCATGAATGAAACTTGTGCTTGGTTAGTTTGTTAGTTGACGAAATTGTTCGAATGTGAGATCAAATTTATATGCCTCACCTTAATTGGTGGTTGAAATATCACACTTGTCTATTTAGTATGTACGTGAACTTATAGCTGGAGCTCTAGACTTTAGCTAGGTCGAATAAAACCATATACGGGAATGCgactttgatttttcttttctcacctAACGAAATTTAACTTTACCTCACTGCACACGAAAGTTAAGGCGAACTTTCATTGTGGCTCAATCTCATTTAAGATTCAGTTAATGGATACAAGGCCTTTCCAGACAATGACATTATGAAATCCATCTAAAATTTGGTTACCTTGCATAAGGTAGCTTATGGCGTCGACACATTTGTGCGGTATGTTTCACGTCTATATCCTTACTACATAGTACAATAAAAcatctataaattaataatatcgagattgataaaatttattattttagcgagATATTGatatatcgataaattaataatctattagtttattgattaattaataacttattaatatatcaaagtataatacatattttctttcaccttttcgaagaaaaaaaagtttattttGTTCGTGCACCACATTGTTGGACTTATCACGGATAttattgttcaaaatattatgttatccgatgtattgtattattttatttgatgataattaTATCAACAAAATTCTTCAATAACAAATACAGTATAATAGTAAGAAAAAAACCCTAACcgctctctcctctctccctTTAACAATGAGCTAGTCTATTTCATATCTCCATATTTCCGTCCAGCGGCAGCCAACGCTGGTAAAGGCTCAATCTCTACCTTTGTTTGTGTTGCTACTGGATGTGATCTCTTACCTTGGCTCATGGTGGATgtttttgagattgattgtaCTTGGTTGGTTCAATTTTGGTATGATGCTCTTGGAAATTGAAGTTATTGTTTCTTCTAGGTATGTGAGATCTCGTCAGCAAAGTTGGTTTTGGATGCGTTGGTGGTCTGTGCACATCGGTGACATACTCTCTGTGGGTTTTCGACTGATGTACATGTTTTCCTGGTGGCTCTTCGGGTGATTTTGCGGCGGTGATGTTGTGATCCTTGCATCAGCGGCGATATCTTCTTCGGGATGGAGAGGACTAGTTTTTGGGTTGGTTGGGTTACATTTGGTCTTGGGCTCCTGCTCTTTGGGTGTGCAGTCGGTCTTGTCCTAATAGTAAATTAGGTTTTATCCTAACCATATGTCAAGCTGGGACgtgtatcttttttttttcttgtatggattttagtttgtttttattttggttactTTGCTTTGTTACCGAAACCATGCTTGTCATGATGTAGCTCTTCTTTTCCTTGCATCATGCGGAAGTGTTTAAATAGTTTGTCTATCATATGTATCACTATGGTACCTCTACCAGAAAACTCTGTATATTCTGAAATAGGTGATAGCGGGTGGATATATAATGACATTCTTAGCTTGTGTTTGCCTGATTGAATGAATActcaattaaaaataaaataaaattcttcaatgaaatcctcataaatgtaaaaattattatacaaattatgtcattattaatttatatatttagtggggtctatatgaattctcaaatttaTATTATCTTACAAATTTAGCGAAATATTTAATTTAGCACGTTAGCCCTGAGTCGGAACCggcaaaaaatattattttaacgaggttattaattaatcaggtATTAATTTAACGAGGTTCTACTGTATTCGTTAAAATTGTTATAATAAATGGAAAATGTGATTCAATATTTCGTAGTTCAATTCGAAATATGCATAAGTGTTCATTACTTGATCATTAATCAACACCATAAGCCGCATAAGGTTGACAACGTTTGTTTATTGGTAGATGATCTTATTCCGATAACATATCCGTCAAAGGTTTTGTCAGTTAGAAGTAATAGTCATATGTTTATGAACCATTACATATTTAGTTCCTCTTCGGGGAATTACGTCAAGGAAAAGCTCAACTGGATTTTCTGGTGATTTTTTAGAAAAGCTTGCTCGCAGAATGATGATGTGGTGGGATGAATGATAAAAGTGATCACAGTGATTGTGAATGTAAAGAGAGATTAAATGAACCGAAAGAAACCACCGATATCATGATCCGGTTTTTATGcagagtattttttttttttgaaaacaaattttttttatgcagAGCCTGAAAAAAACAGAAGTATACGGCATGAATGATTACCTGAGATATAAAATgaatacaaaacaaaagaacaacAACAATGATCACTAGCTCTCTATGAGTCTATGAAATTAAGGTTGATAGAAAATCCTGTTAACTTTAGGAAATTAACTGTTATTTTTGTTAACTTATTGTATCGTTCTTTGAATTAGGGTCTGATAGTCTAAAGTGATAACAGCAGGAAATTGTTTATCAGAGACATACATATTCGTTCGATCGGTTAAAGGAGATAGAAGTGATTGAAGAGACCAAATAATTGACCAAAGCATGTTGTTTAATCTCTGTTCGATCATGAAGTGTCATGGCCAGACAATAAAATGTAGGCATATCACCTAGTGTGGCAAAGTGATTAGTGGAATTATCAGATATTTCCTGTTTGATGTAGGAATGTGTATGCACATTTCACTGAATGTCAATTGACATGTCCATCTGTAAAGATACCCCAGTTTCCCACCACAATCGTATCACCCAAAATATCCTCAACAGTTGAGATCGAATTTCAAAAAAATTCTAGCTGCATGAGTATAATTGGTATAATACTACAATACTTTGTAGCGGTGCCTTAATTTTTAAGTGGGAGCTACATATGTTGTACTGTAGCATGTAGGTCGATCATGGCCGACTAGTTTGTTCTCCAATCTAATGTATATCATGGACAATGGCTTTGTAAAAATTGATGAGCTACAATGAACTAAATGACATGATCAAGGTGACATTCATGAATCACTCAATCTGTTACTGTGACAGTACAATACAATGGCGTATCAATAAATCGATCAACTGTGTTCTTGAGCAACTTCACCTTGAGGAGCTGTAACTATTTGATCAACGTGTGTTTCTCGTTCCCTAATGAAAGGTGAGTTTGGAGTATAACTCAAAACTATAAACATGAACCGAATACTACGCCATACTGACCAACATGTCAATAAGATGTGTAGATTCTTATTAAAGAATATTGTTGTATGGATGATGAGGGCTAAACATGAAGAAACACCGGAAATGAGGAAGAGAATCCAAAAGCTGTAGAATGTAAAACGACGGTGATCAGAGGCATTTGGTTTGTCATCTAAGCAGGTAGTTTCACCGAACCATTTACTTTCTATGTTCTTCATCTCGTCCCCCTCAGTCACGTTTAGAATTGACCTTGAAACATCTGGTACAAGAGGTGAACCTTTGGGAAAAACCTATTTATTTATGGACAAGAAGATAGTTCAAATATTTATACAGAATAATCAAAATAGCAATTGGTTATGGGATCAGATCATGAGttgttatatatgtaatgtcatatatatctcaatgcaacagttgaaagaaacaatagGGAGGTGGCTTACAAAGGCAAAACCACTAGTTTTGAAGATTGGGCCAACCATGGTGTATTTCTTGCAGTACTTGGCAAGAAATAGCTTCAAGTTGGGAGTTTCATCAATAGCAGCAGCAATCCCACCATTTGCACTCCCTTTTATCAAAAGTTGGTCACATTCTTCCGGCGTTGTATACGGCTTGATCTTAGAATCATCAAAACCTCCTTTCTGTTAGAAGGTTGTAGACAAAGGAACCCTTTGGGTAACCCACATAATCCTTGTTCTTCACAAGTTCGTCTATCTCAGAATAACTTGGTTTTAGCCGCGGAACATTTAGTATGGATGATAGACTAGCTCCATAACTTTGAGCCAGTACTAGCACTACAAATACCCAAACGATCACCACAATCCTACTTAAGTTGCTAACCACATTCTCtgcaaattagatatataacTGATCAagtatactactaatgatgacATAAAAGCAAAACTTCAGAGGGTACGCATGTGTAGTACTACTACTTACGATGTGCATAAGCCATTATTGAGAGGGAGAACGAAATGCTTGTGCTGACTTGATGCGAGGGTTTTGCCACGAAAATCTTCATTGATACGATGTTCAAGAACCCAAACCACAAAACCAATCAAGATGAAAAAGCAACATATTGTCAGCCAAAGCTTCCATTCAAAAGGCTTGAGGAAAATCCATGGATTTTGGCTCCGGCTGTCTTTTGTTTGCACTACCATTACTACTCCTGATTCTGTCTATGGCAATGTAAAGTCTACATATAGAGACCTGTTCCCTCTAATTGTTGTGGCTGCGGCCAAAGCATCAAAATTCTGTTCACATGAATTCTAAGTGCACCATAAGTATACGATATCATTTCACTATGATCATGTAGAATTGAGATATGGATCATATGATCAAGTGAGTCGCAATGTTCCCCAAGAAAAAATTGATGGACCAAGACACCAAGTCATTGTAGCTACCAGCTGTAGTACCGTCGGGCTTTGCAAAGGGAATGAAGTCATAAGTAACTGCGTAGGGTAATCCTCCCATTACAGCGATGAAAATGTCGATGCAGAACCCGGTGACTTCTGTTGCATTAGTGACAGGATTACGCAGCACCTTCACAAACTCCGGAGAACCTCTCTTCACCGGAACCTACTCTCAACTTTATTCCGTTTGTGGGAACTTCCCAACCCTTTGGTGTTGATGCAGAATCTCCTGGCCATATTATCGGTCCCATATTAGATTTCGAAGTTGAGTATTCACTCTTTGTGATTTTTGATGTGTTCAAGTCTTTCACAAGTCCACGTTGTGGTGTCCAAACCATATGCCTCTTGCTCCATAACCATTCACATTAACTATTTCAAACATAAGAGATTGTAACTGCccttaaaaaaaactgaaatctCCTGCAATGAATCTGAATCTAGTACTTGACAAGAATTTGGAAAGTTCTAGACCTTTGCTAGAGATGCCAAGAGTTTCAAGATCTGTTGATGAGTTGACAGAAGTATGAGTCTTTTGGAAGCCAGAATTTGATCTAGTACCAGCTCTCTCCACTGCCAAGTCTAATGCATAGGCGGCATCATATGCCCAAAGTCCAAAAACATCTAGTTCAACATCAACTATGGTCAGATTTTCTTGTTGGAATTTCCTTTTCCATCGAGCCCTGAAGTCGACAAGCTCATCTGTTATCGGCATATATGTCCTCACACCCAATGCCCCTTGCATTGAGTTGATGACTGAACCGTTTGTTGAAGTCAACAGATTGGTTAGCCCATTGGTCATGATCCAATCATAGTCTTCCTTCATCATTCTCAACCCTTGTGCTTTGGCAAAAAGCCTAGAACCAAGTGTAGGAGTCATGTGCACAATGAAGACTCTAATTTGCATTGTCATCAACTTGTAAAGCTTCAAGTTGATCATTTGTTGCAGTTGGAGGTATGACACTCCGATAAGGAACACGAGTGCGAACCTATTGCAAGGCATCCACCAAGTAGGGTAGTACACCCTCGCCAAGGCACTGTCTATATAGATTGGAACAGCTTCTCTCCACCCAAAAGCTTGAACGATAGCAGCTATGGCTTTGACTTGAGAGGAGTCAGTTTGTGCAGCTCGGAAGAAATACGAACTtcagggggggggggggtgaggGAAGGACTAGTTGCTGAAAATGAGATCATGGGGAATGTGAGCTTTCACTCCTAGATCAATCAGGAAGTTGGCTTGCATGGATGACACAGGCCCTATGATCGCCTGAACTTGAACATTCTTTATGAGGTCCAAAGCTGTGTATATGATCAACCAAACTCTACTAACCGAATCATCCATGTGAGATTTACTCCCACATTAACCGGAATAGTACTTGTGTTCTCTCCAATGGCCATGGCCAAGGAAATACTTTTGATTCTATCAAGTAAGAACAAACATCATTGGTTTGCTTCCTCTTCATGTTTATGAGTTAATCTTTGACAGGCTGTTGAATGGTGCTAAATGTATGAAATAACGtgggttttcttttttttgaaaagatAACGTGGGTATTATATGCTTAGAGAATGTTGGACTAAAACATACTTAATTCTTATCACCATCATCACCGGGTAAACTAGTCTCAACAAATCAGATTGTTGTACAAGCACCGTGTTCCGTTTACCTTGACCAAATCAAAGCGTACGTGAAGAACATACCCGATGAAGCATTAGATAATTTAATTGGCCAAGATCAAAAGCTCattcatatatatgtcaattggccattttaaattttttatgtttacATATAGCGAAAATCAGGTTTGATGACCAGTGAAGTTTCAGAATCATAGAACTTGAAACCCGAATTATTTAGACCGCACTCATTTTTAACAGTGTTGAAATACCCAAATCCGTGTAAGCTAGCAAGCAAAGGATAGATTTTTTAGAGGAAAATGGACATGCCTAGGGAATTTAAAATTCCAAGTGGCAAGCCGCCAAGAAGAAAACGGTATTAACAGAAGACATTGCAAGATCAGAGACAAAAGCTCAAGAAAAGGTACTAGTTAGAAAAGCAGAATGACTTGGAACTCTTCAAGAAGCATCTATGATCTATGCAACTCATCAATGAGACTGTCTTAATTTATATTCTTCCATCAATAATTCACTTCATGAAGAGGAGACAGATTAGACAACAGAAACTTCAGTAGTTTGCAAAAGTAGTGCCTCTATTAAATATCAAAAACATTCAGTACATGTCCTCAAAACCATCATCCCAGGAAAATTTCAAACACTACCAAGTTTTCAACttaaaaatgagaaaagaacATCCCAGATAGAACACTTCCAATTAACTAGGAAAGCCAGACCAGATTTTATAACCGAGAAGTTTATTGGTCAGCAATTGTGACCTCCACTTCGACACCAGGTTCAATTGTAATGGAGGTGATCTGCTTGACAACATCCGGGGAGCTGAAGAGGTCAATAACACGCTTGTGCACACGCAACTCAAATCTGTCCCATGTGTTGGTACCTGCAAATAAGAAAGAAACTGTTgaggaaaaacaaaagacaAGTGTAGATAACACTCAGTGACTATTCATGTTCGATAAGCAAGTGTAAAGACACCATATTCAGAAACAGACTACACTTCTCTAACATACCATAAACTAGAGTTTCTaactttttttactttttcagtGAAAAACCTAAAAAGACTAATGACTTGCCACACAGACACAAAGCACCATCTATCTAATGCAATAAGACATAAACAAGGATGCAGTAAACCAGTCATGACTCCATAGACAAAACTGAACCTCAATGGACACTGAATTATACCTTCTCCACAGGGAGACTTCCTGGTGGTAATGTGCAGAACCTTGGTAGGCATCCTCACTGGTCCCTTCACCCTGAGGGACTTGTCCTTGGCACCACGAACCAAATCAGCACAAACtatccaaaacaaaaacagaaatcagaACAACAAGCCAAACACTAGCacccaaacaaacaaaacaacataatCAAGACACAACTATTGCTTCATTAATTTGCAAAACCCTACATTAACCATATCGAATTCTTATCAAGCTCTTTAAAACTTTAATATTCACTGACATGAATACAATTCCAAGTTACTACAACCCTAGACACGTCTTCTTGTTACATTACAAGACTCAGATAAGAGTTTTATTTATAGATAAGAAATGGGTCATTTGGCAACATTAATACAGTCAATTTTCACCACAATATAACATGGTATAAAGCATTATATAACAAATTAAGAATGAAATAAGCAGAGGCAAAGTAAAAAACTAATGACCTTTCTCGAGGTTCTTGACGTTCTTTGAGGAGAGAGTGATCCTAATCTTGTGGATCTGCTCCTGAGGCACTTCGAGTCCAGGCTTGGTGGGCTTCATCGCTGCGTACGCCATGGTTTTCAAGCTTCTCTGCTTTTCAATCTGCAGCAAAAACCTCAATCCATCAGAAATGGGATTACTCACTTAAGCTCAGCCAAATCTaaaactgagagagagagagagagagagagagagagagagagagacggaCCTAGGTGACGGCGGAGAATAGAGAGAGCTATTGGAGCAGCGGCTTCGACCTTTTAAGCGATGAAGAAGGGAAGCGAAGTGTTGCCAAGACTATATATTACGGGGCCATTAGGGTTTTCCAACCATCCTGCCACGTGTCCCTAACTTATCTGCTCGGGTCGGGTTAACCTTTGCATGGGCCTGGAGCAACTATACAAAATCTGAAAATGACTCTTCCTTGTAAATGCGATGAATGGTGCTAACATAAAACAgttcaagctccacaggaGAAATTGTCGTGGTTGAAGGTCGCTGATTCTTTCGATCACGGACATCGCGCTATAAGGCTATATAGCGCGAGTCGAACCATTTATCATCATTATAGTGTGCACAAAATGGCCTGGTAAGGCAGTTTAAGACCATATTTACTAGGTTGAAGCAGTTCAGTGGAACTACAGAGAGTTGCAGTTCACTGATATTGGCTCATTTTGCATCAGGCCGCGGAATGTATTAGATGCATCAAAGATGGTTGAACTACATTTCAGTAGAATGCTGGTACACTATCTCAAAGCAATCCATGATAAATATCACAATTTAACATTCATCTGTCAGTAACGATTCCCACAACATTATCAAAGGAATAGTCGATAAAATTTTCTTAGGACGATTTTATAAGTACTAACAGAATACAGAGAGGTTTGAGAGTACTTTGACAAGACAACAAGTTACAATAACT
This genomic interval carries:
- the LOC126801602 gene encoding 40S ribosomal protein S20-2, whose amino-acid sequence is MAYAAMKPTKPGLEVPQEQIHKIRITLSSKNVKNLEKVCADLVRGAKDKSLRVKGPVRMPTKVLHITTRKSPCGEGTNTWDRFELRVHKRVIDLFSSPDVVKQITSITIEPGVEVEVTIADQ